A genomic segment from Paenibacillus sp. FSL K6-1096 encodes:
- the iolE gene encoding myo-inosose-2 dehydratase, which produces MFRDNAVQLAIAPIAWTNDDMPELGGGNTFEQCISEMALAGYEGSEVGNKYPRSPEVLHRALALRGLRIASAWFSAHLTVRPYEETAEAFCAHRDFLHEMGAKVIVVSEQGRSIQGQMDTPLFAHKPVFTEEEWGALAVGLGGLGRLAAEKGMTLVYHHHMGTGVQTAAEIARLMALTDPGEVSLLYDTGHLVFSGENPLEVLRQHLPRIRHVHLKDIRPEVVERVKAEGLSFLQAVKAGAFTVPGDGCIGFGEIFAELAASPYTGWFVVEAEQDPALADPLEYAIKARSYIRELSGL; this is translated from the coding sequence ATGTTCCGAGACAATGCCGTCCAGCTGGCCATTGCTCCAATCGCCTGGACGAATGATGATATGCCTGAGCTGGGGGGCGGCAATACGTTCGAGCAGTGCATCAGCGAGATGGCGCTTGCCGGATATGAGGGCAGCGAGGTGGGCAACAAGTATCCCCGCTCCCCGGAGGTGCTGCACCGGGCGCTTGCGCTGCGCGGCCTGCGGATTGCCAGCGCCTGGTTCAGCGCCCACCTGACCGTGCGGCCGTATGAAGAGACGGCGGAAGCTTTCTGTGCACACCGGGATTTCCTGCATGAGATGGGCGCCAAGGTCATAGTCGTATCCGAGCAGGGCCGGAGCATTCAGGGGCAGATGGATACGCCGCTGTTTGCGCATAAGCCGGTTTTTACGGAGGAGGAGTGGGGGGCTCTGGCGGTTGGGCTGGGCGGACTAGGACGGTTGGCGGCGGAGAAGGGCATGACGCTGGTGTATCACCATCACATGGGCACCGGCGTGCAGACCGCAGCGGAGATTGCCCGGCTGATGGCGCTGACGGACCCCGGCGAGGTGTCGCTACTGTATGATACCGGACATCTGGTTTTCTCTGGCGAGAATCCGCTGGAGGTGCTGCGTCAGCATCTGCCCCGGATCAGGCATGTCCACCTGAAGGACATCCGGCCGGAGGTGGTCGAACGGGTGAAGGCAGAGGGGCTTAGCTTCCTGCAAGCGGTAAAAGCCGGAGCCTTCACCGTACCGGGGGACGGCTGTATTGGGTTCGGGGAGATTTTTGCAGAACTGGCTGCTTCCCCGTATACGGGCTGGTTCGTCGTCGAAGCAGAGCAGGACCCCGCGCTGGCCGACCCGCTGGAATATGCGATCAAGGCTCGGAGTTATATCCGCGAGCTTAGCGGGTTGTAG
- a CDS encoding AraC family transcriptional regulator encodes MFRTWYRRLLLSYFPIFLLTVTILIFASFVFINDISRMETKKADRISASYVRDSVDRTIKEAELSVLEAVERSEVYKRYFNTQSQPDQATVYAVAQSLRNLIQESSYIQSVYLYDRVNGSVLTETGRKELEGFTDEDWIRAMTASGRVPEGWQPVRDYRSDLFQQTPIRVLTTNKAMPLPFGSGGVLVINIKMSALEQLIDSMVNQQLSFMTVLDSKGNTIYQAHSDADGAAHGKLLNTLHLERNGWTFESGIKGGNLFSWVSVISYLWVAIAVGTVVCAILYLVYVTRRNYKPIQVIMNRIEGHHIRKLDHSTDRPDEMMLIDGVLEDLINHMTDYDTKTRENLLLQRSKLFTDLLHSERLDQATRRLEELSPLTGANASSRFMVMLAEINRYEQVFGDRYTRGDQNTLKFALMNVFQELARNAELQAWAEWVGTERAAILFLATGSDKEMEAKIRSFAEDCRSWVEQNLRITLSFGIGPAAAGPELIRESYAAAEYVMQHKLLIHEDVVWAESRETRQPLLETYKYLQMIAEFVKQFRTSSSQWREQLEQIFAVFEQDFLKDEEIYSLIQALLQMLSREVAVMSEQLQDELSAEKALIRLKPLEEAESIGEVKTILFEYVTDLFRTYVSASETKSYRAMVNEMKDYIEENFANPDLSLKHLSDRFQISGKYASYLFKTEFKMKFVDFLTELRMKEAQQLLEETDYPLQDIALQVGYANAISFGRVFKRIAGITPGDYRTAKRREAAAKSEAQE; translated from the coding sequence TTGTTCCGTACCTGGTATCGCCGGTTGCTGCTGTCTTATTTCCCTATATTTCTGCTGACGGTGACGATACTCATCTTTGCCTCATTTGTATTCATCAACGACATCTCCCGGATGGAGACGAAGAAGGCGGACCGCATCTCCGCCAGCTATGTAAGGGATAGTGTGGACCGTACGATCAAGGAGGCCGAGCTGTCCGTGCTGGAGGCGGTGGAGCGGAGCGAGGTCTACAAGCGTTATTTCAATACGCAGAGCCAGCCGGATCAGGCGACGGTCTATGCGGTGGCCCAGAGTCTGCGCAATCTGATTCAAGAATCCTCCTATATTCAATCGGTATATTTGTATGACCGCGTGAATGGAAGCGTTTTAACAGAGACGGGGCGGAAGGAGCTTGAGGGCTTCACCGATGAGGACTGGATCAGAGCCATGACTGCATCCGGGAGAGTGCCGGAGGGCTGGCAGCCGGTCAGGGATTACCGTTCGGACCTCTTCCAGCAGACCCCGATCCGTGTGCTGACCACCAATAAAGCGATGCCGCTGCCCTTCGGCTCCGGCGGGGTGCTCGTCATCAATATCAAAATGAGCGCCCTGGAGCAGCTCATCGACAGCATGGTGAACCAGCAGCTCTCCTTCATGACCGTTCTGGACAGCAAGGGGAATACGATCTACCAGGCACATTCCGATGCGGACGGCGCCGCTCACGGCAAGCTGCTCAATACGCTGCATCTGGAACGGAACGGCTGGACGTTCGAGAGCGGAATCAAGGGCGGGAACCTGTTCAGCTGGGTGTCGGTCATCTCCTATCTCTGGGTCGCGATTGCCGTCGGAACGGTGGTCTGTGCGATCCTGTATCTGGTCTATGTGACGCGGCGCAATTACAAGCCGATCCAGGTCATTATGAACCGGATTGAAGGTCACCATATCCGCAAGCTGGACCATTCCACCGACCGGCCGGACGAGATGATGCTGATTGACGGTGTGCTGGAGGACCTGATCAACCACATGACCGATTATGATACCAAAACCAGGGAGAACCTCCTGCTGCAGCGCAGCAAGCTGTTCACCGACCTGCTGCACAGTGAGCGGCTGGATCAGGCGACCCGGCGGCTGGAGGAGCTGTCCCCGCTGACCGGGGCCAATGCCTCCTCCCGCTTCATGGTGATGCTGGCGGAGATCAACCGCTATGAGCAGGTATTCGGGGACCGCTATACCCGGGGAGACCAGAATACGCTCAAGTTCGCGCTGATGAATGTGTTCCAGGAGCTGGCGCGGAATGCGGAGCTGCAGGCCTGGGCCGAGTGGGTGGGGACCGAACGGGCGGCGATTCTTTTCCTCGCTACAGGCAGTGATAAAGAGATGGAAGCCAAAATCCGCAGCTTCGCGGAGGACTGCCGCTCCTGGGTCGAGCAGAATCTGCGGATCACGCTGAGCTTCGGCATCGGCCCGGCCGCCGCAGGCCCGGAGCTGATCCGCGAATCCTATGCCGCAGCCGAATATGTCATGCAGCATAAGCTGCTGATTCATGAGGATGTTGTCTGGGCGGAATCCCGCGAGACCCGCCAGCCGCTGCTGGAGACGTACAAATACCTCCAGATGATCGCTGAATTCGTGAAGCAGTTCCGCACCTCCAGCAGTCAATGGAGGGAGCAGCTGGAGCAGATTTTTGCGGTGTTCGAGCAGGATTTCCTGAAGGATGAAGAGATCTATTCCTTAATCCAGGCCTTACTGCAGATGCTGAGCCGGGAGGTGGCCGTGATGTCCGAGCAGCTCCAGGATGAGCTGTCGGCGGAGAAAGCGCTGATCCGGCTGAAGCCGCTGGAGGAGGCCGAATCGATCGGTGAGGTGAAGACGATTCTGTTTGAATATGTTACCGATCTGTTCCGCACCTATGTGTCCGCCAGCGAGACCAAAAGCTACCGGGCCATGGTCAACGAGATGAAGGATTATATCGAAGAGAATTTTGCCAATCCCGATCTGTCGCTGAAGCATCTGAGTGACCGTTTCCAGATCTCCGGCAAATATGCCAGCTACCTGTTCAAGACCGAGTTCAAAATGAAGTTCGTGGATTTCCTCACCGAGCTGCGGATGAAGGAAGCGCAGCAGCTGCTGGAGGAGACGGATTATCCGCTGCAGGATATTGCGCTTCAGGTAGGGTATGCCAATGCCATTTCGTTCGGCAGGGTGTTCAAGCGGATTGCCGGCATCACGCCGGGCGACTACCGTACCGCCAAACGCCGCGAGGCCGCCGCTAAATCAGAAGCACAGGAATAG